Sequence from the Phragmites australis chromosome 6, lpPhrAust1.1, whole genome shotgun sequence genome:
cgcctctGCCCCCGAAACccctgccgccaccgccgcgtccTACGGGAAGCAAACACTAAGTCAGACTGCTGCAAAGACTAGAGCGAGAAGGCTAAGGTTTCGGCTAAATACCTCGAGGTGGCCTCATGCTGCCGAGTCGACGAGGAGcttgccgccggcgccgccgccgaggaggagagggtttagggttttggtAGGGGTTAGGGTTTGAGAGTGTGATGGGAGGAAGGTAGATTTTATAGAGGGAGAGTAGGGTTTGTGTTTGATCCGGACCGTTGGTGTCGGAGATGCTGAGTGGACGGCTAGATCGAACAGCGTCGCTTAATAAATAAGTAACTATACATTATTGAAATATATCAGCATCCGGGTCAGGATGGCCGAGTGGTCTAAGGCGCCAGACTCAAGTTCTGGTCCTCTAACGAGGGCGTGGGTTCAAATCCCACTTCTGACATctactttttcctttttaaatttTCAGTATTAgtatttctctccttttttcctaatttattattattttgtatattgatattttcttactcaaagttattttttttccaCAAAATTGAACTTGGTGGGCGCATCGCTGTTTTTGGAATCAAAATTTGGGCGATGGGATTATGGGTTTATGTTATAGCTAGTTTAATAAATTGAACTAGTTTTTTGAAAATCTgcttaattttaaaaaaaatagtactcTTAGGTTTGTTCGAGTGAAAGTTTAAAGAGAGACAGATTGAGAGAGCAAACTGAGAAATTGATTTCATTCCATTGAtctatatacatatttatacacCATGAAGGGTCACGTTGGATTGATTTCATTCCATTGAtctatatacatatttatacGTAATGAGGGGTCATGTCGGTGTCTATTCGAAAGTCATCTCTTCTGAACAAACAACCCTACGTGAATAGGTATGCACAATAAGATTCGCCAATTTGTACCCCTAGTTATGGCCACTTTTCTCCGCTGACTAATGCATAGCGCGGGAAAATGATAAGGCGCTAAACAGGTGATTCACTTTTACCTTTGATGGTCTCGGAAGAAATAAACAAGCTCGAGCATGATCGGAGACAAAGTGAAATGTTTGAATAATTATCATGCTCCTAGGCTATCCATGTATACACACTGTCACTACGTTAACAATGCTGCTGATCATTACTCTGGGAGAACCAGGAAAATGCATGATCAAGTGTTTCCGTCTAAATTTTTTACCCCCTTATATGGTCCAGGAACTCAACTAACAGACCATATCAATCTAGCACAAGCTAAGTTATCACAAAGAGTGACAGGGAGAGGAAAACCCGAAACTAGAAGCAATATTGTTCCTGAATTTTCAGCGATCTAGATAACCACATCCTGATCTGATGTAGGAAGCTTTTCGTGCTGTCCACCCCATAATCTCACTCTCTCCAACGCCTGTGACGCCTGAAATCAAGATCACCCAACTCTTAGGACATTCTATTACCCTACGATGGCGTACTATGCATTAGCCTTGCCATTCTTGCTTTATTATTGTTCAGTTGTACGCTAGCTGGAAGAGGCACATACCTCAGCTTTCCAGTCAGTTTTCCAGACCATGCAGGTGAGAATGGCTGTCTGCAACGCTGTCCCGCACAGCATGCCCGCCCAAATGCCCTGCAACCAAATGGAATCAGATGAAGCTACCAATGTGGTCGAAAGTTTAATTAGATGAAGCCATGAAGGTGTGTTGGTTGACCTGCACGCCCAATCTGAAGAGGTAGCCAAAGATGAAGCCCAGCGGGAGGCCGAAGGCGTAGTAGCAACCAAGGTTAATGTACGCCACTACGGCCTGCCATCCGCCGCCAACCGCAACGCCTGACGAGCAAACAAGGTTACAGGGATAGGATAAATCAAACAAGAACATATATGGATGATTCTTGCATTTACAAACTACTGCAGCACGTACTAGCTAGTTCAATCACGGTTGGAGAATGCTTGTCGTACCAGAGATGACGGGCTGGATGCTGTTGAGCACCATGGTGACGGCGAGCAGGTAGGCGATGTTGGCGACGGCCTTCTGCAGGTGGCGGTCACCGGTGAAGATCACCGGGAACTTCTCCCGTGTCGCCAGGATGAGGAACATGGCGATGAGGCCGAACGCCAGCGACTGCGccagcaccaccatcaccgcgTACATGGTAGCCCGGGGCCGCCCCGATCCCAGCTCATTCGACACGCGGACACTGCACGTCGATGGCAATGGCAGAGCAACAAGTGCAACGAGATTAATGCGTGCATGGATCCAAGGGAGAGGTTTCAGAAAGAATTCTTCTTGTCGAGAATTTTCTACCCGATGGCAGCGCTGAGGCCGATGAACAGCATCCCCTCCCACCCATTTATGTTCATGCTATTTGCACAGACaaatgaattttagtttcactcACCAATAATCACTTCACCCAAAAAAACACAAGCATCTCTTGGCACTTGCAATGCTAATGACAACAATGTGGCATGTGAGAAGAGAGAGGTTCGTGCATGCTGACCAGATGGATATGGAATCGACAGCGATCTCGGCGTCGTCGAGGTGGCCCGTGAGGACGACGAGCACCATCATGTACCATATCTCGAGGCAGAGCATGACGGCGGAGGCAAGCGAGAGCTTGACGAACGCCCAGAGCTCCGTGAACGCCGCCCGGGACAGCCCCGTCCACCCGTCCCTGCACCACCCCACCACGTAGGCCACCTGCGCGAGCGAGGTGAACCACGAGGACACGTCGTacgccgcggcggcgccggccacGCCCCATCCGAGCACGGAGACGAAGAGCGCGAGGAGTCCCACGTGCGCGACGAGCGCGGCGAAGCCGATCCACGCGAGCACCCCGACCTTGCTCTGCGCCTGGAGGAACTTCTGCGTGGGGAAGTTGATGGCGAGAGCGAACATCTGCGGGACGATGCGGAGCGTGAAGtcccccgcggcggcggcgatgtcGTCCTCCTGGCCGAGCAGCCGCAGGATGGGCGCCGCGTAGATGTAGAGCGGCGAGAGCagcgcggcggaggcggtgaGGATGATCCACGAGCGCTGCATGTACACGCCCAGCATCGCCACCTGCCCCGCCCCGAACGCCTGCCCGCACAGCGTCTCCAGCGCGCTCCCCATCCCCAGCTGCATTGAACCCGCCATTAATTGCCAAATCATATTTGCATGCAACGCTCGTCACGACGCGATCGATTCAAGAAGGAACGGATAATGGGGAGTGACAGACGCACGAGGAAGCCGAAGGAGAAGTTGGAGACGACGGAGaggccgatggcgacggcggagagctCGCGGTTGCCGATGTGCCCCGCGAAGATCTGCGTGGTGGAGTTGGTACCGTAGAGGCAGATGATATTGAACACGATGGGCGCGCCGATCGCCCACAGCCGGCGCGACTCCTCCAGAAACACCGCCCACGCCTCGCGCGCCGACCGCACCGGCGGCGCGTCCTGGCCATCGTCAGCGACGACGAGCGCGCCGGTCTCGTCGTCGTGCACCGCTACTACCATGGCGTCGGCGGTGGTGGGCGTCGGCGGCGGGTTCTTGAGGGTGGTGGGGTCGTGGCTGGCAATGCGGTAGTGGCGTGGACTGCTGCGGCTGGTGTGGGGGTTGGTGAAGAGCAGGGGCTCCGTGTAGCCCATGGCGGAGGTAGGGAGGAGGTGCCGGTGGTGGTGCTGTTCCTGGCGGCCGGCCTCCGTTTGCCTTTCTTGGCGTGTTTGCTTTTCTTAGGGCGGATCGATagatggctgaggaggaggacgcccctctctctctctctctctctctctctctctctctctctctctctctctctctctctctctagatctcTGTCTCTGTGTGTGTTTTCCTTGTGTTTAGCGTGATCGATCcctatgtatatgtatgtactCCTAGTTTGGTTTGTTACATCTCGTGATTCTCTCAAAGATCAATCTTTTTCTTAGTGTTAGATTAGATTTTCCTTTTCCATGAGCGCATGCATGCACGCTGCATGGATCTGCAACTGCACCCGCGTGAAAATATCTAGGGACGTTACTGATGATATTGTGTTGCGAGTTGCGATCACAAGATGAGAGTACCTGATTTTGTTCGCTGATGAGCTGATCAATGCTTTCTTATTCCTTCAGTTGGCATGCAGCATGGAAAGAGTAACCGGCAGATGGATATCTTGTATATAGCTTGTCTTCTGTTGTGTATGTACGTTACGTGTGCAGGCGACGACGATGCATGTCAGGCGCGCGTACgtggagggagaaggagatggacgAAAAAGAGGTCGGTGGCCCAACCTCAACTAACTAGCTCCTGCCTTCCCTTAATTTGGAGACCTAATTGGATTTTTTTCTTGCATAAAAAGTCTTTTTAGATTTCTTTACAAATTAAGCTTtgtaaattaattattaaatcctGCCGGCTTCTTAAGCATACAGTAGAATGAGATGCATGCAGTTAATCAAATTAAACTTTTGTACATGGGGTTCTCGCTAGCTCCACAATCAAATCACGATCGAGTTGATTAATAAATCAGTCAATTAACCTCCGTCACCGTTACGCATCCTAGCTAGTGATATCAACGTGCCGTCTTATGCATTCCTTCATACTAGCTAGTTAAAAGCCACGTTGCAATGGATGTTAAATATTTTCACAAGATTATATTATTGATTTGGTGAAACACATGCAAAACAACTGGTCCGACAATATTAAAAAAGGTCACATAAGTTGTATTTCTTAAGTAACAAGTTGACATGATTCTCAACACATGACCAGATGCGCCCTTATTAATTAAGTGCAACTATTTGCATGTACTGGGAGCTTTAGAGCCAACAGATGATGACTCCGGGAACAGGATTGGGAGGCCCGTCGATATCAGCAATTTACACACGGTAAGTAAACAAAGTACAAAAACCTCAAGGAGATTGTACCATGCACATACGattataaaataactacttCAAATTAATTATGCAAATAAACTTAAGCCAATTTGCATGAACCATCACCCATCCACTTCCTGTCTCTTACTCATGGAGACTTTGTCCCACATAATCAATGACGTCATCTGCAGAAGCTTGATCATCATACTTTGTTTTGTGAAACTATAGAACacaattaaaaaattacatcaTGTATTTTATTATAAAGTATCAGACGAGATCTTTAGATAGTAGTTGATTAACATTACTTGTATTGTTGGTGTTGGTTAGAATCTTGAATGGAGTGTGACCCGTCTCGTTTTGAAGATGCCATATGCAAGAAAGACAACCAGCGATTTGTCACACATTATAACTAACAAACATGGTACGTTAAATTGAACAACATGTAAACATTATCAAGAAACTGATATCAACATCATCATAAtattcaaaacaaaaaaaaatcaccagtACACCAGACATAAGGTTGTTAGACTGATCTCTCACTAATTAAGCCCAACGGCTTAATTAGTGGGCTTAATTAGAACCTTGAcccgcgccctgatcgggggcgtccagcccattatggctggtgggcccccgtcgccagcgctataaaaagaggtgggggccggggcgctcggtacgaggttcaccgcgccgctagtcaccccaccgacacctaaaccctaaccgatctagaggaggggggcgctgtgccgacgggaagcttcacctggccctctgcgtcacgccctggactacgtgcgcctacgtcaccatcgtcggacgccggcgagcccttctgccccgaccgtcgctgccctagcgcagagctccaccgacgaagcagagatggcgggttctagcaaccttactccaaccactggagtctcaggtatgaacccatccatctcccccctctctcccttctactctcggtagtgcggtcatcagattgttgaagatgaacatcACATGTTCTaacaatggtatcagagcccacaaccaaaccctaaccctaacagtTCATCTTCGACTCAGGGGGGGGATCTCTCACCTCTTCTGGCCGTAGATCACCGCCGTGGGCGGTAGAGAACTCGCACCGCCGCTCGACGGCGTGCGGCACAGAGCCGAGCCCCgagcgcctcctccgcgggctcAAGGGGTCAGGCACCACCGTGAAGCCACTCGACGGCGGCGCGCTCACCTCTAGGGGAGCGCGCACGCCGGCGAGGAGCCTCGCGGCGGCACCGTCTCTCCTCTCCGGCGCCGGTCGCCGCGGAGCGCCCCGGCCACCGTGTCGCCGCTCGGtctcgcgagagagagagaggagattgaataggttagggttagggcgagGGGCGCGGCGACGTCGGGTTTTGTTCGGCCGAGATCGCCGCTGCGCCGTCCGATCCAAATGAATGGTTGAGATCGACGCGGGCGGGCGGGGGGGCGCGCTGATGGGCCGAATTGGCGACCCAGGCCCAGGTTGCGGCCTGGGCGCGCGTCGGCCGTCGCGGGCGCGTCCGCCGCGGGCCGCTAGCGGGCCAAATCTCCGGCTGGGCCCAACAGTAACGGGCCGAAAGTGAAATGGATGGGCTGTCAAGGCCGAAATGGCGTTTTCAACAGTATAAAAGTATCTATACTGTTTAGCATTTTCCAGAAagtatttaaattgaattattggtgtgatttttatgcaaaaaaattatccaaCGATAATTTTGCCCAGAAAATTATAAAGTCTAGAAATAATTCTGGAAAAATAGTATAAAGTATTTAAAATTGTTTTCCGCTGCGTATTTTCATTATTAAATTCAAACCAACGGGAGAATTTAATTCTggaaatgaaaatgatgattattattataattttgttattattctgaccaacgttgattaatagcaatattataataatattaatgtATAATCTCATGTATTAATTCTATTTTGCCCAACGGTGATATAGAATTAGTGCAGGGAACAGTTGTATGTTTTGATTTTAACCAACGTTGCAATCAAGGCATGCAATTGTGGTGTCATTTCATGTTCTCAcattatttgaattgtattttcaGGAGGGTACAACTTGATGGGTTGTATCAATGAGATTCCAACTCTGAAAGGTGACAACTATTCAGAGTGAAAAAAGAAGATCGACCTAGCCTTCATCTTGGCTGAGGTTGATTGGGTAGTCACCACACCGTGTCCTACAGATCCTGTGGCACTGGTGAGGGAGACAAACGAGGCTGATGCCGCTTGGGCAACCAGAGATAGGGATTATCAATCCCAAAAGATGGCCTATGACCTTGAGCATAGGAAGTGGGTCACTGCCAACAAGAAATGTTTGGCAGTGATAAAGAACACGATTGAGCCTGCTATTGTGGGTTCGATCTCAGAGTGTGACACTGTCACTGAGTACCTGAACAGAATAAAGAGTCAGTTTACTGGCTCTTCAAAGACTTATGCTACCCAGCTGATAAAGCAGCTGGTAACAGAAAGATACTCAGGTGGAGGCAGTGGCATAAGAGAGCACATACTGAGGATGAGCAACTTGGCATCCAAGCTCAAACCAATGGATCTGGCTCTAAAGGATGAGTTCCTTATccatttgatttttgcttctttgccAAAAGAGTTTGATACATTTGTTGTAAACTACAACATACAGCCCGAGAAGTGGGATTTAGAGAAGCTCATTGCTATGTGTGTGCAAGAAGAGGAAAGGATAAAAGCTTCACATGGTGGTTTCATCAACTATGTGAAAGagaataacaagaaaaagaatttcgATGCCAACTCTCCAAAGGGAAAGGGCAAAGGCCCCATGCAGcatcaacaaaagaaattcacagtggaGAAAGATCAGTGTCTTCATTGCAAGAAGACGGGGCATTACAAGAAAGACTGTCCCGAATTCTTGAAAATGATAATGGCAAAGAAAGGTGAGAACATTATTACGTTCATAAATGAAATCCTGTATGTGAGTTATTCGAAATCtacatggtggattgactcaggagCAACTGTTCATGTTGCAAACTCATTACAGGGATTCCGTTCGACGAGGACTACGCAAAGAAGCGAAAGACACGTTAAAGTCGCAAATGGAGTCCAAGCAGATGTTGAAGCCATTGGCGATCTTCCTCTGGAGCTTGCTGATGGATTCACATTAATTCTTAGAGATGTGCTTTATGTTCCCTCTTTACAGAGGAATTTGATTAGTGTTTCATGTTTGGacaatgatggatatgattgccattttggaaatggcaaatgtaagataacattcaataatgcatgtgttgggattgctatcttacaaaatgagttatatttgttatcaCTACGTGATGAAGTAAATGTTATATGTGATAGTGAAAACGTATCCTCGTCTGCGGATGTAAACAGAAAACGAAAGCGAACTCAAGATGCGTCGTCGAAATTATGGCACTGTCGTTTAGGCcatatttcgagggggagaatagagAGACTAGTAAAGAATGATATTCTTCCTCCATTAGAGTTCGCAGACTTAGAGCAATGCAGAGATtgcataaaaggaaaatatgtaaagaaaattaagaaaaatgccAAACGAAGCACAGGAATATTAGAAATAATCCACACAGACATATGTGGTCCATTTCCTGTGAAAAGTGTGGATGGTTTTGACTCGTTCATAACATTCACAGATGATTACTCCCGTTTTGGCTATATTTATCCAATtaaagaaagaacagaagcattggataaatttaagatattcaaAGCAGAAGTTGAGAACCAACACAGTTTAAAGATTAAGATAGTCAGATCTGACCGTGGAGGGGAGTACTACGGTCGTCATACCCCGTATGGACAGATTCCTGGACCTTTTGCAAGGTTCTTACAAGAAAATGGAATAGTAGCCCAGTATTCGACACCGGGCGAGcctcagcaaaatggagtaGCTGAAAAGCGTAACCGTACCCTGATGGATATGGTGCGTAGTATGATGAGTTACTCATCCCTACCATTGGGTCTATGGATAGAAGCATTAAAGACAGCAATCCATATTCTCAATAGAGTACCAAGTAAATCGGTGCCCAAGACACCGTATGAGTTGTGGACAGGGAGAGTACCCTCACTAAAGCATTTACGTGTGTGGGGGAGCCCAGCTGAGGCCAAGGTGTTTAACCCAAACATTGGGAAGCTAGATCCCAAAACAGTTAGTTGCCATTTCATTGGCTATCCTGAAAGATCGAAAGGTTATCGTTTCTACTGCCCTGATAGACATACAAAGTTtgtggaaacgagacacgcAATCTTCCTAGAAGATGAGATGATGAGGGGGAGCGTGGTAGCTCGAGAGTTTGACCTTGAGGAGAAGCGGGAATATGTGCCCACTCCGTTGACTCATGAGCCATTCTTCTCACTACCCGTTGTAGCTGCACCGACAGTGGAAGACACTGTGATGCAAGCACCTGTGGTTGTCCCTCGTGTGGCAACAACGAATGAAGATGTGGAACCTGTGCTTCAGGAACCCATGGAAGCTATTGCCACAGATCAAGGGGAGCAACAACAGCCTCAACTTGAAAATGTTCCAAATGTAGAGGCTCCTAGAAGGTCTCAAAGAGTGAGAAGATCAGCTATCCCTGACGATTATAAAGTGTATAACATTGAAGAGTTTCAAATGGAAGGTGATCCTACCTCGTTTGAAGAAGCCATGAGAAGCGAACACTCATCCAAGTGGCTTGAGGCCATGGAAGATGAGATAAGATCAATGAGTGCCAACGAGGTTTGGGACTTAGAGGTAATTCCTAAAGGAGCCAAAACAGTGGGCtgcaaatgggtctacaaaataaaatatgactcCCAAGGGAATATAGAAAAGTATAAAGCGCGACTTGTGGCAAAAGGCTTTacgcaaagagaagggattgattaCAATGAGACCTTTTCTCCAGTCTCATGTAAAGATTCCTTCAGAATCATAATGGCGCTGGTAGCCCACTATGATTTAGACttgcatcaaatggatgtaaagacaGCATTCCTTAACGGGGATTTAGACGAGAGTGTCTATATGGCACAACCGAAAGGCTTTGTCGTAAAAGGAAAAGAACGTCTGGGATGC
This genomic interval carries:
- the LOC133920314 gene encoding protein DETOXIFICATION 35-like translates to MGYTEPLLFTNPHTSRSSPRHYRIASHDPTTLKNPPPTPTTADAMVVAVHDDETGALVVADDGQDAPPVRSAREAWAVFLEESRRLWAIGAPIVFNIICLYGTNSTTQIFAGHIGNRELSAVAIGLSVVSNFSFGFLLGMGSALETLCGQAFGAGQVAMLGVYMQRSWIILTASAALLSPLYIYAAPILRLLGQEDDIAAAAGDFTLRIVPQMFALAINFPTQKFLQAQSKVGVLAWIGFAALVAHVGLLALFVSVLGWGVAGAAAAYDVSSWFTSLAQVAYVVGWCRDGWTGLSRAAFTELWAFVKLSLASAVMLCLEIWYMMVLVVLTGHLDDAEIAVDSISICMNINGWEGMLFIGLSAAIGVRVSNELGSGRPRATMYAVMVVLAQSLAFGLIAMFLILATREKFPVIFTGDRHLQKAVANIAYLLAVTMVLNSIQPVISGVAVGGGWQAVVAYINLGCYYAFGLPLGFIFGYLFRLGVQGIWAGMLCGTALQTAILTCMVWKTDWKAEASQALERVRLWGGQHEKLPTSDQDVVI